CAGATTGGTAAGGGGATGTGGGCGATGCCGGACCTGATGGCGGATATGCTGAAAGCCAAGATTGGCCATCCGAAATCCGGTGCCAACACCGCCTGGGTTCCGTCACCGACGGCTGCAACCCTGCACGCGACACATTATCACCAGGTGAGTGTGGTGGACGTGCAAAAAGAGCTTGAGAGCCGCGCCCGCGCAAGCCTGGATGACATCCTGACCGTGCCGGTTATGACCGATCCGGGCGCCCTGTCCGCAGAAGACATTCAGCAGGAGCTGGATAACAATGCGCAGGGCATTCTGGGCTATGTTGTCCGCTGGGTAGAGCATGGTGTTGGCTGCTCAAAGGTTCCCGATATCAACAACGTGGGTCTGATGGAAGATCGTGCCACATTGCGTATTTCGTCCCAGCTATTGACCAACTGGCTGTACCATGGCGTTTGCACGGAGGCGCAAATCGAAGAAACCATGAAGCGCATGGCTGCCGTGGTCGATAAGCAGAATGCCGGCGATGCAGATTATCGGAACATGGCTCCGAACTTTGATGACAGCGTTGCCTTCCAGGCGGCGATGGATCTGGTTCTCAAGGGGCGCGAGCAGCCAAACGGCTACACCGAGCCGCTTCTGCACGCCTACCGCCTGAAGGCGAAAGCCAAGTACGGTCAATAAGATCCGGACATAAAAAAACCCGCTTCGGCGGGTTTTTTTATGGGAACTTGGATTAGGCGCTGCCGTAATCCTCCAGCAAATGGGCCTCAATCCTTATGCAGGACATCCGCCGCATACAGGGTGTTTTGCAGAAGGGTGGCAATGGTCATCGGGCCCACGCCACCGGGAACCGGGGTGATGAATGCGGCTCGCTCAGCGGCGCTCTGAAAGTCCACATCGCCACGGAGTTTGCCATCTTCCATCCGGTTCATGCCCACGTCGATAATGGTGGCCCCCGGTTTCACCCACTCCCCCTTGATCAGGCCTGGCTTGCCCACGGCGGCTATCAGGATGTCGGCTTCCCGAACGAATTTTTCGAGATCCGGTGTGAATCGGTGGCAAACGGTGGTCGTAGCGCCTTTCAACAGCAATTCCATGCTCATTGGCCGGCCAACGATGTTGGATGCGCCAACGATAACCGCATGTTGGCCCTTGTAGGGAGTGCCGATGCTGTCCAGCAGGGTGATGATGCCTGCTGGGGTGCATGGGCGTAGGGTAGGCTTACGCTGCATCAGGCGGCCGATATTATAGGGGTGAAAGCCATCCACATCCTTGTCCGGGCGAATCTTCACCAGAATCGGATCAGCGTCCAGGTGAGCCGGGAGCGGCAGTTGAACGAGTATGCCGTCTACCGCCGGATTATCGTTCAATTCGTCGACCAACGCTTCCAGTGCTGCTTGGGAGGTGTCTTCCGGAAGGTCGTAGGAAAGCGAAAGAATACCGGCTTCGTCACAGGCCTTTCTTTTACTGCCCACATAAATGTGTGAAGCGGGGTCATTTCCTACCAGCACAACAGCCAGTCCGGGGGCGCGTAAGCCCTGCTGTGTTCGGGCCTCTACGCCGGCCGCGACCTGCTGTCTTACTGTGGCGGCAATTTCTTTTCCGTTGATCAGTTTGGCGCTCATGTCTCGTCTTGTCGGTTGGGCATCGGTAAATGAAGGCCGGGCATTGTCTCATGCTTCCGGCGGAAGTCCAATTGGCGCTAGGCAGGGAAGTATAGGCGGTATGCTTTCGACCCCTAAAAGACGATCGAACGGATTGTTATTCAAGTAAATTCGAAATGTGTGTTGACGGACGTGTTTGGCGCCGGTAATATGCGCGCCAACTTTGCTGAAGCACTTGTTGTTCAGTTCAGACGGGGTATAGCGCAGTCTGGTAGCGCGCCTGCTTTGGGAGCAGGATGTCGGGAGTTCGAATCTCTCTACCCCGACCATTTTCTGAATGTTCAGGTGGGCGAACGGTCAAGCGCCCGTAGCTCAGCTGGATAGAGCACCCGCCTTCTAAGCGGGTGGTCGCAGGTTCGAGTCCTGCCGGGCGCGCCATCAAGTCGTCGGCTTGGGTCCGCGCCGGAGCGACCGTAACCAGCAAAGTTGAAAAGTTGTTGATTCGAAAGCGCCGAAAGGTGCATCCCGATGTGGTGGACGTAGCTCAGTTGGTAGAGCTCAGGATTGTGACTCCTGCGGTCGAGGGTTCGATCCCCTTCGTCCACCCCACTTTTCCTTTTGTTTTTCCGCTTTTGCTGAATTCCTGACTCTTGCGGTCACGCTGGATTCTGCAAACGATGTGCGAGAGTGGCGGAACTGGTAGACGCGCTGGATTTAGGTTCCAGTGGGGCAACCCGTGAGAGTTCGAGTCTCTCCTCTCGCACCACCCTTTCTTTTTTGGTATTCGTCCCCATTTTCTTCTCTGATGTTATGGCAGCGTAAATCGCATTCACTGAAACTGCCGGTTACAGGTGATTCTCTCTGTGGGGCAAACCGTGATAAACTACCGGCTTTTAATTTCAGGTCCTTTTTCGGGATTTCGCCCAGAAACGGACTTTTAGTTTAATTTCATTCACATACCGAACCTGTAATTTGAGGATCTTCCATGCAAGTGTCTGTTGAAACGACCTCCAACATCGAGCGTCGCATGACGATTGGTGTGCCCGCCCAGGAAATCGACCAGGCGGTCCAGAAGCGCCTGCAGGAAACAGCGCGCACTGTGCGGCTCAATGGTTTCCGTCCGGGTAAGGTGCCCATGAGCGTGGTCAAGCGTCGTTTCGGTGACAGCGTTCGCCAGGAAATCGTCGGCGAGGTTATGCGGGACAGCTATGTCAAGGCACTGCAGGAGCAGGATGTTAATCCCGCAGGCTGGCCCAAGTTCGAGCCGAAGACCATGGAAGAAGGCAAGGACCTCGAGTTCGTTGCCATTTTCGAGGTGTTACCGGAAATCGAACTGGGTGATCTGAGCAAGGTCTCCGTCGAGAAGCTGACTTCTGAAATTACCGACAAGGATATCGATAACATGATCGATAACCTGCGTCGCCAGCAGGCCACCATGAAGGAAGTCAAGCGCAAGTCCAAGAACAAGGATGTGCTGACAATTGATTTCAAGGGCACAATCGACGGTGAGGAGTTCGAGGGCGGTGCCGCGGAAGGTCATCGTTTGACCCTGGGTTCCGGTCAGATGATTCCAGGCTTTGAAAAAGCCATCCAGGGTGGTAAAGCCGGTGAGGACCTGGAAATTGAAGTGACCTTCCCTGAGGATTACCACAACGAAGAGCTGGCGGGTAAGCCGGCCAAGTTCGAGGTCAAGATCCACAAGGTGGAGGAGCCTCAGCTTCCTGAGCTGGATACCGAATTCTTCAAGAAATTCGGTATTGAGGCGGAAGATGAAGCGACTTTCCGCGAAGAAGTGAAAAAGAACATGGAGCGGGAGCTGAAGCAGGCTGTCTCCAACAAGGTCAAGAACGATGTCGTTGATGGCCTGCTGGAGAGCACCGAGCTGGACATTCCTGCTGCATTGGTTGACCAGGAGATCGACCGTCTGCGTCAGGATGCCGTTCAGCGCTTCGGTGGTCAGGTTGATTTTCAGCAGCTTCCCAAGGAAATTTTCCAGGAGCAGGCTGAGCGTCGTGTGAAGACTGGTCTTCTGTTCCAGGAAGTGGTCAAGAAAAATGACCTGAAAGCGGATCCGGCGAAGGTGGATGAAAAGATCCAGGAGATCGCATCTACGTATGAACAACCTGACGAGGTGATTGCGCACTTTAATGGCAATCCCGAGCAGAAGTCCCAGATTGAGTCTTCGGTTCTTGAGGATTCTGTTGTCGATTTCGTGCTTGAGCAGGCCAGTGTCAAAGAGAAGAAGGTCAAGTACGAAGAGGCCATTCAGGCTGGTCAGCCCCAGCGCTGAGTGTGCCGGGGCCGGAAAGGTTTCCGGCCCTGCTGGCCGACCCGAGAAAACAGCCGGCTTGTCCGGCTGTTTTCATCTGGGCCCGCTGCTGGCAAAGTAGAAGGTGCAATAACACCTGTAGTGCACGTCGTGGCCCGAGTCCACGACCCATTGTCCATAAGGAGTTCAGGCGCATCATGACGCAGAAACCAATTGATGGTCCCGCAATGGTTACCAGCTCTGGCCTGGTGCCAATTGTTATCGAGCAGACTGCCCGCGGCGAGCGTTCGTTCGACATATACTCCCGTCTTCTCAAGGAGCGGGTGATTTTTATGGTTGGCCAAGTGGAAGATCACATGGCGAACCTGATTGTGGCCCAGCTTTTGTTCCTGGAATCCGAAAATCCGGACAAGGATATCCACCTGTATATCAACAGCCCCGGCGGGTCAGTAACCGCGGGAATGTCCATCTATGACACCATGCAGTTCATCAAGCCGGATGTGGCGACGCTCTGTATTGGTC
This Marinobacter salinus DNA region includes the following protein-coding sequences:
- the clpP gene encoding ATP-dependent Clp endopeptidase proteolytic subunit ClpP; its protein translation is MTQKPIDGPAMVTSSGLVPIVIEQTARGERSFDIYSRLLKERVIFMVGQVEDHMANLIVAQLLFLESENPDKDIHLYINSPGGSVTAGMSIYDTMQFIKPDVATLCIGQAASMGAFLLAGGAEGKRACLPNSRVMIHQPLGGYQGQATDIEIHTREILKIRHTLNSILAHHTGQDLETIAKDTDRDYFMDPGQAKDYGLIDSILDKRVPNK
- the folD gene encoding bifunctional methylenetetrahydrofolate dehydrogenase/methenyltetrahydrofolate cyclohydrolase FolD, whose translation is MSAKLINGKEIAATVRQQVAAGVEARTQQGLRAPGLAVVLVGNDPASHIYVGSKRKACDEAGILSLSYDLPEDTSQAALEALVDELNDNPAVDGILVQLPLPAHLDADPILVKIRPDKDVDGFHPYNIGRLMQRKPTLRPCTPAGIITLLDSIGTPYKGQHAVIVGASNIVGRPMSMELLLKGATTTVCHRFTPDLEKFVREADILIAAVGKPGLIKGEWVKPGATIIDVGMNRMEDGKLRGDVDFQSAAERAAFITPVPGGVGPMTIATLLQNTLYAADVLHKD
- the tig gene encoding trigger factor; the protein is MQVSVETTSNIERRMTIGVPAQEIDQAVQKRLQETARTVRLNGFRPGKVPMSVVKRRFGDSVRQEIVGEVMRDSYVKALQEQDVNPAGWPKFEPKTMEEGKDLEFVAIFEVLPEIELGDLSKVSVEKLTSEITDKDIDNMIDNLRRQQATMKEVKRKSKNKDVLTIDFKGTIDGEEFEGGAAEGHRLTLGSGQMIPGFEKAIQGGKAGEDLEIEVTFPEDYHNEELAGKPAKFEVKIHKVEEPQLPELDTEFFKKFGIEAEDEATFREEVKKNMERELKQAVSNKVKNDVVDGLLESTELDIPAALVDQEIDRLRQDAVQRFGGQVDFQQLPKEIFQEQAERRVKTGLLFQEVVKKNDLKADPAKVDEKIQEIASTYEQPDEVIAHFNGNPEQKSQIESSVLEDSVVDFVLEQASVKEKKVKYEEAIQAGQPQR